The Flavobacterium galactosidilyticum nucleotide sequence GTCAAGCACTCGTTTGGCATCGTTTTTCTTTTTCGCTCTCAGGTAGCTTACAGATATGTTCTTGTTGGTGTAATAGCGAACAAGACTGTGATAATGCTTTACCTCTTTGTACACACGGTCGATAACATCCATACGCTCTTTGTCATTTAGCGAAAGGCTGGACGAGGTTATAATCTGCTTCAATTCCTTTAGCAGTTCCGTACTTTCATTTAGCAATGAAGAATAACCGTTGCCGATGGCTACCAATTCCTGTGGCGAAAAATTTGGATCGTTCATCATCTTGCCAAAATTCTGCACATACATTTCCGAAACATCACCTACCAACAAAGCAGTCTGTTGCACTTTACGAGCATCTTTTACAAGGTTGTTTATAGCCTGTAGTTTGTCGTAATACTCTTTGCCTTGCTTATACACTTTTTCCACTTCCTTAAAATTCTTAACCACATTGCTTACAGTGGAAGAAGTCTGTATAATTTCGTTCGCACTATTGAGGATGCCTGAAGCCAGATTTGCAGGATCTGTAACCACGAATTGTGCTTTTGCGGACGGTGCTACGGCAAGCGTTAATGCCATACACACCATAAAAATGATTTTTTTCATTTTCTTAAATTTTAAATTGTTAATGAATTATTGATTTGCACTATCACGCCGTTGCATAGCGATGTGCTTAATGGCGAGTTCTACATTGCCATCCAGTTCAGATGCGAGTTGCATCACTTCCAGTTTTTCGGTTTCTTCGGTGGTGTATGCGAGATATTCCTCCAAACTAACTTCTGTGGCATATACCGCAGAGTGTGTTCCACCCAAGCCAATCCATACTTCCTTGTAAAGTCGTGATGGGTCGTTGTTCATATTGATAGAAAGTACTTGCGCTTTTTCCTTATCTGTAAGTCCTAGCATTGCCTGTATATCATCGAACTTGTTCATATACTTTCGCTGGTCGAGCAGGATTTTACAATCGCTGTTGTTTATGATACTTTCCTTTACAATGGGCGATTGGATGATATCGTCCACTTCTTGTGTTACCACAATGGCTTCGCCAAAAAACTTCCTTACCGTTTTGAATAAATACTTGATGTATTCAGCCATTCCTTCTTTGGCGATGGCTTTCCAGGCTTCTTCAATCAGGATGAGTTTTCGGATACCTTTTAGCCTTCTCATTTTGTTGATGAAGACTTCCATAATGATGATGGTCACAATTGGAAAGAGGATTTTATGGTCTTTGATGGCATCAATCTCAAACACAATAAAGCGTTTGGAAAGCAGGTCTAATTGTTTATCAGAATTCAACAGATAATCATATTCGCCACCTTTGTAATAAGGTTCCAAAACATTGAGAAAATTGGCAATGTCAAAGTCTTTTTCCCTTACTTGTTTTTCTTCCAATACCTTACGATAATCGCCTTTCACATATTCATAGAAACCATTGAAGGATGGAAAAATATCATCTTGTTTAATGCGTTCGATGTAACCGCTTACGGCATTTGATAATGCAACTTCTTCCGAACGGGTCGGTGGTTCATCATCACGTTTCCAAAGGGTAAGTATTAAGGTTTTAACACTTTCTCTTTTTTCAATGTCAAACACACCATCATCGGTGTAGAAAGGATTAAAGGCAATAGGATTATCTTCGGTATAAGTAAAGTAAACGCCGTCTTCGCCTTTGGTTTTGCCTTTGATGAGTTCGCATAAACCCTGATAAGAATTGCCAGTATCAACCAACAAAACGTGAGCACCTTGCTCATAATATTGGCGAACCATATGGTTAGTGAAAAACGATTTTCCACTTCCCGAAGGACCCAGTATAAACTTGTTCCGGTTCGTGATGATACCCCGTTTCATCGGTAAATCCGATATATCCAAATGAATAGGCTTTCCGGTCAATCGGTCAGCCATCTTAATGCCAAATGGCGATGGCGAATTGTCGTAATTGGTTTCTTCTGTAAAAAAACACAAAGCAGGTTCAATGAACGTGTAAAAACTTTCCTCACTCGGAAAATCGCCTGCATTACCCGGCATTCCTGCCCAATATAGTGTTGCTACATCCGTAGTGTTGTGGCGTGGTTTGCATTCCATTAATGCCAAAGCGCTACCACTATCATTTTTTATTTGTTTGAGTTCGTTGGCATCATCTGACCAAGCCATAATATTGAAATGCGCTCTGATGGATGACAGTCCAAAACTATGTGCCTCATTCAGGTATTTTTCTATCCACTCTTTGTTGATTTGATTTGCCCGACTGTAGCGAGCCAACGAGTGCATATTTCTTGCAGACTTTTCAAACTTTTGCAGGTTGGCTTCGCTATTATCCAAAAACAAATACTGGTTGTAAATATGATTACAGCTTAACAGCAATCCCACAGGTGCAGCAAACGACAAACGGCAGTCGCTTCGGTCGGTAGATAGTTTTTCAAAACGGGTATCAGCAGATACTGTTCCGGGTAAATCGTCGGTATCAGATAAAGTGTGCAGGCACAATCTTTTGTTACCAATACGAATTTCTTCGCCACCCAATGCAATGTCTTGCATCGGTGTTCCAACTTCTCTTGATAATGTTAGGTATTGCTCCAATAATCCCTGCTTTCCATCTGTACCTATGATTTCGTCTTCGGTCAACCGTTGCAGTTTGATAAACCCACTATCGTTTACGATACGTTCAAATTGTGCAATGGCTTCCATAAAGCGATGTATCACTTCCTTATCCCTGATTTCCTTCGGTATCAGCGTTCCTTTGCAAAGCGAACTGAAATTACTCTGCATTCGCATACGCTCTTTGCTCGTTTTAGTTAGAAATAGATAACAATAATGGTTCAGAAAAGGACGTTCATTGAAATGGCGTTGGTAGGATTTTGCTAGAAAACTTTGGTCATCTTTTGCCAGATCTGGCGCATAATTTTCTTTGATGTACCAATCCTGTTTATGGACTATCGTGAAATCTGGCAAGGTTTTGATAGCCTTATGCCAAGCGGAATGGATAGCTTCATATTCAGCAGAAGCCACGGTAAACAGCTCCGGCAGACGTACTTCAAAGCAGGCAGTAATGTCCGCATCTTTTGACAGAATACAATTGTTCTCTACCGCCAATAATGGAAACTTGCTTTCCAGTGTTGTTGATTTTGCTGTATTTATCATCGTACATTGGATTTAGTGGTAAACTTTAAATAACGATGTACAGGCTTGCGACAAATGATGTAACGAGGATGCCGTTTATTAGCCGCTATTTTCATTAATCCGTGTTCTCCATATTTTCTATTCAGTGAGAAGGTTTGCCACACAATTAGCGAAGCACCACC carries:
- a CDS encoding DUF4141 domain-containing protein; this encodes MKKIIFMVCMALTLAVAPSAKAQFVVTDPANLASGILNSANEIIQTSSTVSNVVKNFKEVEKVYKQGKEYYDKLQAINNLVKDARKVQQTALLVGDVSEMYVQNFGKMMNDPNFSPQELVAIGNGYSSLLNESTELLKELKQIITSSSLSLNDKERMDVIDRVYKEVKHYHSLVRYYTNKNISVSYLRAKKKNDAKRVLDLYGTSNQKYW
- a CDS encoding TraG family conjugative transposon ATPase, with protein sequence MINTAKSTTLESKFPLLAVENNCILSKDADITACFEVRLPELFTVASAEYEAIHSAWHKAIKTLPDFTIVHKQDWYIKENYAPDLAKDDQSFLAKSYQRHFNERPFLNHYCYLFLTKTSKERMRMQSNFSSLCKGTLIPKEIRDKEVIHRFMEAIAQFERIVNDSGFIKLQRLTEDEIIGTDGKQGLLEQYLTLSREVGTPMQDIALGGEEIRIGNKRLCLHTLSDTDDLPGTVSADTRFEKLSTDRSDCRLSFAAPVGLLLSCNHIYNQYLFLDNSEANLQKFEKSARNMHSLARYSRANQINKEWIEKYLNEAHSFGLSSIRAHFNIMAWSDDANELKQIKNDSGSALALMECKPRHNTTDVATLYWAGMPGNAGDFPSEESFYTFIEPALCFFTEETNYDNSPSPFGIKMADRLTGKPIHLDISDLPMKRGIITNRNKFILGPSGSGKSFFTNHMVRQYYEQGAHVLLVDTGNSYQGLCELIKGKTKGEDGVYFTYTEDNPIAFNPFYTDDGVFDIEKRESVKTLILTLWKRDDEPPTRSEEVALSNAVSGYIERIKQDDIFPSFNGFYEYVKGDYRKVLEEKQVREKDFDIANFLNVLEPYYKGGEYDYLLNSDKQLDLLSKRFIVFEIDAIKDHKILFPIVTIIIMEVFINKMRRLKGIRKLILIEEAWKAIAKEGMAEYIKYLFKTVRKFFGEAIVVTQEVDDIIQSPIVKESIINNSDCKILLDQRKYMNKFDDIQAMLGLTDKEKAQVLSINMNNDPSRLYKEVWIGLGGTHSAVYATEVSLEEYLAYTTEETEKLEVMQLASELDGNVELAIKHIAMQRRDSANQ
- a CDS encoding DUF4133 domain-containing protein encodes the protein MSNYNINKGIGRTVEFKGLKAQYLFIFAGGLLGTLILVMILYMIGVNSYICLFLGAGGASLIVWQTFSLNRKYGEHGLMKIAANKRHPRYIICRKPVHRYLKFTTKSNVR